From Bos javanicus breed banteng chromosome 5, ARS-OSU_banteng_1.0, whole genome shotgun sequence, the proteins below share one genomic window:
- the LOC133248460 gene encoding large ribosomal subunit protein uL16-like codes for MRGAFGKPQGTVARVHIGQVIMSIRTKLQNKEHVIEALRRAKFKFPGRQKIHISKKWGFTKFNADEFENMVAEKRLIPDGCGVRRLWGQIHP; via the coding sequence ATGCGCGGTGCCTTTGGAAAGCCCCAGGGCACAGTGGCCAGGGTCCACATTGGCCAGGTCATAATGTCCATCCGCACCAAGCTGCAGAACAAGGAACATGTGATTGAAGCCCTCCGCCGGGCCAAGTTCAAGTTCCCTGGCCGCCAGAAGATCCACATCTCTAAGAAGTGGGGATTTACCAAGTTCAACGCGGATGAATTTGAGAACATGGTGGCAGAAAAGCGACTCATCCCAGACGGCTGTGGGGTCAGACGGCTGTGGGGTCAAATACATCCCTAA
- the CCDC134 gene encoding coiled-coil domain-containing protein 134, translating to MDLLQFLTSLSVLLLSGTGVTDTLRTSLDPSLEIYKKMFEVKRREQLLALKNLAQLNDVHQQYKILDVMLKGLFKVLEDSRTVLTAAGVLPDGPFPQDEKLKDAFSQVVENTAFFGDVVLRFPRIVHHYFDHNSNWNLLIRWGISFCNQSGVFDQGPHSPILGLMAQELGISEKHSDFQNPFKVDRTEFISSTDPFQKALREEEKRRKKEEKRKEIRKGPRISRSQSEL from the exons ATGGACCTTCTTCAGTTCCTGACCTCCCTGTCTGTCCTGCTATTGTCTGGAACAGGAGTCACAGACACCCTGAGGACCTCCCTGGACCCGAGCCTGGAGATCT ACAAGAAGATGTTTGAGGTGAAGCGGAGGGAGCAGCTGTTGGCACTGAAAAACCTAGCACAGCTGAACGATGTCCACCAGCAGTACAAGATCCTGGATGTCATGCTCAAGGGGCTCTTTAAG GTGCTGGAGGACTCCCGGACAGTGCTCACTGCTGCAGGTGTGCTCCCAGATGGGCCCTTCCCCCAGGACGAGAAACTGAAGGATG CTTTCTCCCAAGTGGTGGAGAACACGGCCTTCTTCGGCGACGTGGTGCTGCGCTTCCCAAGGATCGTGCACCACTACTTTGACCACAACTCCAACTGGAACCTCCTCATCCGCTGGGGCATCAGCTTCTGCAACCAGTCGGGCGTCTTTGACCAGGGCCCCCACTCACCCATCCTCGGCCTG ATGGCCCAGGAGCTGGGGATCAGCGAGAAACACTCTGACTTCCAGAACCCATTTAAAGTAGACCGCACAGAG TTCATCTCCAGCACTGACCCTTTCCAGAAGGCCCTGAGGGAAGAGGAGAAACGccggaagaaagaagagaagcggaaAGAGATCCGAAAAGGCCCTCGGATCTCAAGATCACAGTCTGAGTTATAG